DNA sequence from the Hoylesella buccalis ATCC 35310 genome:
GGTGCGATTGGCAGACTTATCACCTTTTGAGCGTGTCGTAGTGGTCGTAAAATACTTCGAGGGACTACATAGAAAGGATTGTTATCCCTATGTAGGATACGGTCATCGGTTGCAGCCACACGAGCATTTTTCTCCTAATATGTCAGAGCGGCAGGCAGACTCTCTCCTGCGTGCCGATCTTTGGAAATGCTTTGAACACTTCAAAGGATATGGTAAGGATGCACTACTACTTACTTTGCTTGCCTACAATGTAGGAGTAGGTCGTTTGATCGGTTATGGTAATCATCCCAAAAGCCGACTAATACGAAAGATAGAGTTGGGCGACAGGAACTATTATCGTGAATTTGTCTCTTTCTGCCGATACAAAGGAAAGGTGCTACGAGGACTTGTCAAACGACGAAAGGTGGAGTTTGCCCTGTTTTACATACCCTGATTATCAAATACACCCCTTGCGACATTTTTATGCTCCGTAAGGGGCGTTTTCTTGTCGTTTTAGTCGCCTTCTTCGTTATGATTGAGTAACTTTGCAAAAAATGGAAATTGTCAGACTTTTTGTATGTAATTAAATTATAATGCAATTATTGCGACTTTCTTTTGCTTCTTTTCTTTGGTCGCCTGCTCGTTCAAAGAAAAAGAAAAGAAGCCACGCAATTTTTTAAGGTTGCGTGGCTCATTGTGTTAGAGATTTTCGGTTGTTTCAATTATCCGCTCTTCGGGGTGGGTATTAAAAGCCCAGTTGATTTGTTCATCGGGTAGTGTGCTGTGTATTCCTCTGCCCATCACCATTCCACAATCTTCAAGGATTTTGCGCTCGGCTTCTTCTCGGTCTGTGGCTACAACCTCAAACACACCTTCAAAAACGTATTGGGTGCATACTCTGTAAACTTTCCTTTCCATATTTTCAAAACTCAGCGATTAGTAATCTGTGTTCCATTGGTTCACCATTCGATAGCCAACGGTGGGTTAGCCAAAAATGATGTGCACCGTAACCATAGACAAAAAACTTGTCAAGTTCCGTTTCTTGGGAGATTTGGAGGAGTGCGGTCTGCAACTCCTCCTTGTTCTCGGCTATGCTTATGGCATTGATAACTCTCACGATGATGATGGGTATTTCATCTGCCCACGAGTTGTTGAGAGCTTTGCTCGAAAAATTATGAATAATGCCTTCTACTTGTACTTTCATATTGTTGTCGTTTATAGGTTGATGTTTTTATTTACTCTCTGCAAATAAGGGTGCAGTCCTCTACTTCGGTTGGTAGTCCAAAGGCTGGAACGTGGGTAAAATAAGGTTGCATATTCCCCTCTATGTCTGTGTGGGGCGATATAACCTCCGCTTTGGTGTCCTTACTCCATTGGTCTGCGAGTGCGATTTCTTCGTCTGTCAGTCCTGTACTATCTCCATTGATAAGGTAGCCTAAACTCCACGTTGGAATTTTCTCTATTGTCTTGTATGTCGCCATAATCGTTGTTATTATAGGATTGTTATGCGGTTGCTCTCTGTGCTATCATTCTCATATTCTTCTGCATCAAGGCGAGTATCTGTTCGTGATACTCGGTGTTCTTGTTGCACACTCCACGACTTTGTACCACTTTCATCGTTTCCAATGATACCTCAATGGTTTCGATGCGCTCTCCGTCCTTTGTGGCAGAGAAGATAAGCGACTGCGGTTTGCTGTAATAGTGTGCGTCATATACGCAATGGTGCATTGCCGTGCCTTCCTCTAAATGCTCTTGCACACTCTCCAAAACGTGGATACGGATAATGCCGTCAGTAAACTCTATGCCAAAGAATTTTGCTTTGAGTTGCTTGTACTCTTGTTCGGCTTCTATTGCTTCCTTACGCTTCTTGATAATGTTCTCACGCTCTTTCATCGCTCTGCTCTTGGCTTGGTAATGGTCGTGCGCTGCTCTTAGGTCGGTGGGGCAAACATACTTGGCATTGTGAATATCCTTGCCTAATTGATTGAGCATATCCACCATATCACACCATAGACTTCCGTCCTCTATATGGTAGCCGTTTCGCAAACAGATGCGGATAGATGCCCAATAGCTATCAATGCTTCTTCGACCATTGTGCATGAAGAATTTGAGTAGCGGGATTTGCCCCGACTTCAACAAGGTTTCCACACGGCTATCGGAAAGCAGTGCCGGTATAAGTTCGGTAGGCACTATATTGTGGAAGTTTCCCTCAAAACCATTTCTGCGGAGTGTGTCCGTAACCTTGAACTTGGGATATATCGGTGAGTACGATATATGGCGGTAGGCTTCGTTGTCGTTGCGTACTGCCATTGGCGAACAGAAAGAAAAGGTGTCAATGTATCTGCCTAATGTTCGTTGAACGGCAATAATCGTTTTTCTTCCTTGTGCGTTCCACCAATACTGACCGATTTCAAAGGTATATGAAGATGCCTTGCAACCTTTCTCCATTTCCACAGAAAGGAGGAACATTCTTAGTATTTGGTATTCTCCGCAAGTGGTAAGTATTGTAAAGTACTGCTTCTGCCTAATCTTGCGTTCAAAGGTTTCCTTGACCTGCAACCTTGCCCCGCAATGGGGGCAGATGCAAGTGTCCGTAGGCTTTTCTATTGTCCAACTATGCCCACAATCCATACACGTTGTGCGACCTTTGGGCAGTCGGTAGGCGAAATGGTCTATACATTCACGGAATGCCCATTTGCTCTGTGTCTTGGTTATCGGGCGAAGGTGCTTACTCTCGGCAAGGACTGCCTTCTCATATTTGTTTCTTGGTTTCATAGGCTTAAAAATCAAATAGTGACGGTTGTGTTTGGGGTGCTGCGCTTTCGGTTTTCTTCACTCGTGCGTTACGGCTCTGTATCTTGGCAAGTTCCTCACGTTGGTACTGCTTGATGGCTTCTTGCCTTGCTTCGGCTTTCTCCTCCTCTGTGAGTTCCACAATATGATTTACTGCCACTCTGCAAGTGATTTCCTTTCCTACTTCAATTTCATCCTCGTCATAGTAGTGTACCGCCATTGAGTAGATTTCATCGTCCTCAAAGCCATTGCAGCCATTCGCCTGCACTTGGTTCAAGATGTAGGTTACACACTCCTCGATGCTCTTGTTAGGCTTCATCAAGTTGGGTGCAAACAAATGGTCTGTCGCTGCACGCTGATTGAGATACTCGGCTATTGCTCGCGTAAAATGTTCTGTTCCTTTCATAGTCGTTTAATGTTTGGGGATTTCTACTATTTGATTGACACTACCATACAAATAGGCTCTTAGGCTGGTGCGGTCGGGTGCGTAATACTCTGCCCAATGTCCGTATTGATTGACCAAATACTTCTTCAATACGTCCATAAAGTCAAACCGATAACCCATAAGGGGTACGGCTGTACGGAAGTAGGTGTTTGTGTTCACCGCTTCGGCAAGCCAATTCTTTTCCTCACGGCTCATTCGCTCACCACGATTGAGTTTCACACGGAGAAGATACACCTTGCTATTACAAAGGCTCTCCAACGGTTCAACTTCCCACTGCACAAACTTAGTTGCCAACACTTGCTCACTTTCATCAACCACCGAACTTATGCGGTAATGAGAGGAGGAGCTATATCCTTTTTTCTTCATCGAAGATGTGATATTTACTTTCTGCTGTTCCATAATGACATTTTTTTTATGCGTCCAAAGATCGGAGTATGCTGATTCCTTTTTGTAGCAAGAACAAGGTAGGGGGCGCAGCCGGCACAAGGTTTTGCAGGAAAATACTACCCGGAATGAAATGTAGGTGTGGAGATTTTCCGTACAAACCAAAGGCACAGACCTTGTGCAAGCCGTAGCCCTTACTACCTTTGCGAATAAAAAGAAATCAGCACCGACTTATGGCACATCAAAGTGGAATAGATGGACTTAAGAAGCGAAAGTGCAACGCCGGTATGGAAAATGAAAAAGGTGGCTACCTCAACCGAGATAACCACCCATAAAGAAGAATGAATCGAAGAATATCTTTCCTTGTGCCTTAGAGTACACAGAGCAGGATTGCCAAGATGACGGCAAGCCAGAACAGCCAACGCAGGATTGTAAAGGTTACTTGCAGAATAACTTTAACAATGAAGCGTAGTATCAGGAAACCGAGAATAATCGAAACGGCGGTTACGACTTGCGGCGTAACTATCTTCGAGATAAGGTAAACTGCACCGATAACGATGGAAAGCAGAACGGCGAGTTCGATGAAGCGTGTCCAACCGAAGCGGCGGACTTGCTTGGGAGAAGTCGGCGGCTGCCTGTTCCTCTCGGTTTTATACGATGCGTCTGCCTTGATGAAGGCGGGCTGATGAATATCTTGATTCATGATGATTGTTTTCATAATCGGGGCTTTTAATAGTTCAAGAGCGATAACAAGATCCTCTAACGACCCAAAGACAAGTGTTTGGAAAACTCTTGACGTGTGGAGTGGAGCGTTTATCTTGGCTCTTGACACTACAAAAGCCCCCGATGGTGAAGTATCAAGCCATGTTCTCACCGCCTATCGTTGGCAGACCATTGACCTTAATGAGCAGCACGATTGTACCAGTCAGCTCGGTGTACAGTTTGTCGTATTCTGTACCTGCCGCAAAGTCGTCCGTGAGTTCGTACTTGGCAAATACCGCTTGAATTGCCTTGTTGTTCAGCAAAATTAGTGCTAACCTTTCGGGAAGCGGACTTGGCAGTTCCTTCTCAAACTCCTGCTCCAGTACGGAAACAAGGGTATCATACTTTGAGAAGTGTAGGTTGTGGTACAGCACCTCGCTTGCCATCGTCTCTGCTTCGGGATGTGAGAAACCTTGCGCCACGGCATCGCAGTAAGCCGTCAATGCCTCGTCTGCGCGAGCGGTTATAAACGCATTGTCATTCTCTCTCTCAGGGAAATGCTCTCCGAGATACGCTTCCAACTTCAGATGGAAGTAGGAAAGTTCTTTCTTTGTCGTTGTCATAAATTCAAAATTTTAGGGTTATATACATTATTTTTTGGAAATGCCTAATGCCGTATTGAAAGTACCCAACTTGTCAGCCAGCTCATCCATATCGTGTTCTATCTTCTTATTGGTAATACGGGCATAGATTTGCGTTGTCTTGATGTTGGTGTGTCCTAACATCTTACTTACGGATTCGATGGGAACTCCCTTGGATAGGGACATCGTGGCAAATGTGTGCCGGGCGAGGTGGAATGTCAGGTTCTTCTTGATACCGCAAATATCGGCAATTTCTTTCAGATAACTGTTCAGTTTTTGATTCGTCAGCATGGGGAAAAGTTTGCCATCACGATAGGTCTTGCCACTATATTTTGCAATGATGCTCTTGGGTATATCGAGTAAAAGAACGTTGGTTTCCACGCTCGTCTTCTGCCGCTTGGTCATTATCCACTGCTTGCCGTTGAGCGTGACGATGTTTTCAGGAGCGAGGTTGTACACGTCTATGTACGCAAGTCCCGTGAAGCACGAGAACACGAACACGTCCCTTACAAGTTCCAAACGACCGATGCCGAAATCTTTGTTGGCAATTTTAAGGATTTCCTCGTCTGTGAGGAATCCA
Encoded proteins:
- a CDS encoding PcfJ domain-containing protein produces the protein MKPRNKYEKAVLAESKHLRPITKTQSKWAFRECIDHFAYRLPKGRTTCMDCGHSWTIEKPTDTCICPHCGARLQVKETFERKIRQKQYFTILTTCGEYQILRMFLLSVEMEKGCKASSYTFEIGQYWWNAQGRKTIIAVQRTLGRYIDTFSFCSPMAVRNDNEAYRHISYSPIYPKFKVTDTLRRNGFEGNFHNIVPTELIPALLSDSRVETLLKSGQIPLLKFFMHNGRRSIDSYWASIRICLRNGYHIEDGSLWCDMVDMLNQLGKDIHNAKYVCPTDLRAAHDHYQAKSRAMKERENIIKKRKEAIEAEQEYKQLKAKFFGIEFTDGIIRIHVLESVQEHLEEGTAMHHCVYDAHYYSKPQSLIFSATKDGERIETIEVSLETMKVVQSRGVCNKNTEYHEQILALMQKNMRMIAQRATA
- a CDS encoding DUF6926 domain-containing protein — translated: MATYKTIEKIPTWSLGYLINGDSTGLTDEEIALADQWSKDTKAEVISPHTDIEGNMQPYFTHVPAFGLPTEVEDCTLICRE
- a CDS encoding DUF1896 domain-containing protein — its product is MTTTKKELSYFHLKLEAYLGEHFPERENDNAFITARADEALTAYCDAVAQGFSHPEAETMASEVLYHNLHFSKYDTLVSVLEQEFEKELPSPLPERLALILLNNKAIQAVFAKYELTDDFAAGTEYDKLYTELTGTIVLLIKVNGLPTIGGENMA
- a CDS encoding glycoside hydrolase family protein produces the protein MRTAKRFALFCIICLFCQSLPAQRGVRLADLSPFERVVVVVKYFEGLHRKDCYPYVGYGHRLQPHEHFSPNMSERQADSLLRADLWKCFEHFKGYGKDALLLTLLAYNVGVGRLIGYGNHPKSRLIRKIELGDRNYYREFVSFCRYKGKVLRGLVKRRKVEFALFYIP
- a CDS encoding PcfK-like family protein; protein product: MKGTEHFTRAIAEYLNQRAATDHLFAPNLMKPNKSIEECVTYILNQVQANGCNGFEDDEIYSMAVHYYDEDEIEVGKEITCRVAVNHIVELTEEEKAEARQEAIKQYQREELAKIQSRNARVKKTESAAPQTQPSLFDF